In a genomic window of Croceibacterium sp. TMG7-5b_MA50:
- a CDS encoding helix-turn-helix domain-containing protein has translation MRPGTPDDEWREDCAPRRVLELFATKWTSMVLHTLHARHAGAARTGALHRSLPGISKKMLTQTLRDMERSGLLKRHVHSTMPPAVEYRLTRLGRRFVEPVELLYGWGRANADALDLLAPRPSSRRT, from the coding sequence ATGCGGCCCGGAACGCCCGACGACGAATGGCGTGAGGATTGCGCCCCGCGCCGTGTGCTGGAACTGTTCGCTACCAAATGGACCAGCATGGTCCTGCATACGCTGCATGCCCGCCATGCCGGGGCGGCGCGGACCGGTGCGCTCCACCGCAGCCTGCCGGGCATCTCCAAGAAGATGCTGACGCAGACGCTGCGCGATATGGAGCGAAGCGGTTTGCTGAAGCGGCACGTTCACAGCACGATGCCGCCGGCGGTCGAATATCGTCTAACCCGGTTGGGCCGCCGTTTCGTGGAGCCGGTGGAGCTGCTTTACGGCTGGGGTCGCGCCAATGCCGACGCGCTTGATCTCCTTGCTCCTCGTCCAAGCTCGCGGCGTACATAG
- a CDS encoding tautomerase family protein, with protein sequence MPHIIVKLWPGKSDEQKQRLTAAITDDVTRILGCGEAAVSVAFEEVDAAEWTSQVYEPDILGRWNNLTKQPGYGERPARQENAQ encoded by the coding sequence GTGCCGCACATCATCGTCAAGCTGTGGCCGGGCAAGTCGGACGAGCAGAAGCAGCGGCTGACAGCGGCCATCACGGATGACGTGACCCGGATCCTTGGGTGCGGCGAGGCTGCGGTCTCGGTCGCGTTTGAGGAGGTCGATGCCGCCGAATGGACCAGTCAGGTCTACGAACCCGACATCCTGGGCCGGTGGAACAATCTGACCAAGCAGCCGGGCTATGGCGAGCGGCCCGCCCGGCAGGAGAACGCACAATGA
- the ubiG gene encoding bifunctional 2-polyprenyl-6-hydroxyphenol methylase/3-demethylubiquinol 3-O-methyltransferase UbiG yields MGDATVANVTIRDAEAAHFDRLAADWWNPKGSSAMLHRLNPVRLGFLRDAIDLHWGGDIRDARPLAGRSALDVGCGAGLLAEPLARLGAAVTGVDAAPGNIAAAKAHAAGGGLAIDYRHGELSAVPGIFDLVTCMEVIEHVGDKPAFVAELARHLAPGGLMVLSTPNRTPASRLLLVGAAELVGAVPRGTHRWDDFLTPDELRDLLAAAGLVMDPPRGIAFSPAKGFHLSDDLALDFITTIRHV; encoded by the coding sequence ATGGGTGATGCAACTGTCGCAAATGTAACCATCCGCGACGCGGAGGCGGCGCATTTCGACCGTCTGGCCGCGGACTGGTGGAACCCCAAGGGCAGCAGCGCGATGCTGCACCGGTTGAACCCGGTGCGGCTCGGCTTCCTGCGCGATGCGATCGACCTGCACTGGGGCGGCGACATCCGCGACGCGCGTCCGCTGGCGGGCAGAAGCGCGCTGGATGTCGGTTGCGGCGCGGGCCTGCTGGCTGAACCGCTGGCCCGGTTGGGCGCGGCGGTGACTGGCGTGGACGCGGCGCCCGGCAACATCGCCGCCGCGAAGGCGCATGCGGCGGGCGGCGGCCTTGCCATCGACTACCGGCATGGGGAGTTGTCGGCGGTGCCCGGCATCTTCGACCTTGTCACCTGTATGGAGGTGATCGAGCATGTCGGCGACAAGCCGGCCTTTGTCGCCGAACTCGCCCGCCATCTGGCGCCCGGCGGCTTGATGGTCCTGTCCACCCCCAACCGCACCCCTGCCAGCCGCCTGCTGCTGGTCGGCGCGGCGGAGTTGGTCGGCGCCGTGCCGCGCGGCACGCACCGGTGGGATGATTTTCTGACGCCCGATGAACTGCGCGACCTGCTCGCCGCCGCTGGTCTGGTGATGGACCCGCCGCGCGGCATCGCCTTCTCGCCGGCGAAGGGCTTCCACCTGTCGGATGATCTGGCGCTCGATTTCATAACCACCATCCGCCACGTCTGA
- a CDS encoding LysR family transcriptional regulator: MQLSRADLADFAYFLAIAQHGSFKRAALAMGVTTSALSHAMRALEERRGVRLLNRTTRSVTLTAAGEDLRAMIEHPMEAIGQAAGKLDRYREAPAGRIRINVLEDAVGLLLEPVLPIFVDRYPEVQIDLGVTNRMIDIVGNGFDAGIRYGGTVPEDMIAQRLSPDMRWIAAAAPAYLHRFGMPGTPQDLRHHRCIGIRLGNDQLYQWEFERDGEAVAIATPGPLTVDTGIAMLACGLSGTGIIYASEPALRPHLRSGALQPVLEDWASSGSGFHVYYSGRRHVPAGLQLLIDLIREVQPMRLGHR, encoded by the coding sequence ATGCAGTTGAGCCGAGCTGATCTGGCGGACTTCGCCTACTTCCTGGCCATTGCCCAGCACGGCAGCTTCAAGCGCGCCGCGCTGGCAATGGGCGTGACCACCTCCGCATTAAGCCACGCCATGCGCGCGCTGGAGGAGCGGCGTGGCGTTCGACTGTTGAACAGAACCACGCGCAGCGTGACCCTGACGGCCGCCGGGGAAGATCTGCGCGCGATGATCGAGCACCCGATGGAGGCGATCGGGCAAGCGGCGGGCAAGCTGGACCGCTACCGCGAGGCGCCGGCGGGGCGCATCCGGATCAATGTGCTGGAAGACGCGGTTGGGCTGCTGCTGGAGCCGGTGCTGCCGATCTTCGTGGATCGCTATCCCGAGGTGCAGATCGACCTGGGTGTGACCAACCGGATGATCGACATCGTCGGCAACGGCTTCGACGCCGGCATCCGCTACGGCGGCACGGTGCCAGAGGACATGATAGCGCAGCGGCTTTCACCCGACATGCGCTGGATCGCGGCGGCAGCGCCTGCCTATCTCCACCGCTTCGGCATGCCCGGCACCCCGCAGGATCTGCGGCATCATCGCTGCATCGGCATACGGCTCGGCAATGACCAGCTGTACCAGTGGGAGTTCGAGCGGGATGGGGAGGCTGTCGCCATCGCCACGCCCGGGCCGCTGACCGTGGACACGGGCATCGCCATGCTGGCCTGCGGCCTGTCGGGCACCGGCATCATCTACGCCTCCGAGCCGGCGCTGCGGCCTCACCTGCGGAGCGGCGCCTTGCAGCCGGTGCTGGAGGACTGGGCAAGCAGCGGCAGCGGCTTTCATGTCTACTACTCGGGGCGCCGGCATGTACCCGCCGGACTGCAGCTGCTGATCGATCTGATCCGCGAAGTGCAGCCGATGCGGCTTGGTCATCGGTAA
- a CDS encoding bestrophin family ion channel, which yields MIVRDKPRAIDLVFAMRGSIVPHIAGRVGLMVLLAAALVWIDRHGTPMPRIDGLVFSTFGVALSLFLGFRNNAAYDRWWEARKLWGGLLADMRNLAREVELFVADPTARADLLRGALAFLHLHRANLRGLRDDPVAQSLAGKKVACAVHPPDAQMDLVTRRLAAAHAAGAVDGFGLRALDTRLASIALQQAGCERIALTPLPYVYSLLIHRTIWLFCLLLPFAFIDPAGWLTPLFVAIVGYVFLGLAEVTEELAHPFAMTANGLPLDTICRAAEISLAPHLGEEPPPPLRPVRFFLG from the coding sequence ATGATCGTCCGCGACAAGCCCCGCGCGATCGACCTCGTCTTCGCCATGCGCGGCTCTATCGTGCCGCACATCGCCGGGCGGGTGGGGCTGATGGTGCTGCTGGCCGCCGCGCTTGTGTGGATCGACCGGCACGGCACCCCCATGCCGCGGATCGACGGACTGGTGTTCTCCACCTTTGGCGTCGCGCTGTCGCTGTTCCTGGGGTTCCGCAACAACGCCGCTTATGATCGCTGGTGGGAAGCGCGCAAGCTGTGGGGCGGCCTGCTGGCCGACATGCGCAACCTGGCGCGGGAAGTGGAACTGTTCGTTGCCGACCCGACCGCGAGGGCCGATCTGCTGCGTGGTGCGCTCGCCTTCCTGCACCTGCACCGCGCCAATCTGCGGGGCCTGCGCGATGATCCGGTGGCGCAGTCGTTGGCCGGGAAGAAGGTTGCCTGCGCCGTCCATCCGCCTGACGCGCAGATGGATCTCGTCACTCGCCGCCTAGCGGCGGCTCATGCCGCCGGGGCAGTCGACGGCTTCGGCCTGCGGGCGCTCGATACCCGCCTCGCCAGCATCGCCTTGCAGCAGGCCGGGTGCGAGCGGATCGCGCTGACGCCGCTGCCTTACGTGTACTCCCTGTTGATCCACCGCACGATCTGGCTGTTCTGCCTGCTGCTGCCCTTCGCCTTCATCGACCCGGCCGGCTGGCTGACGCCGCTGTTCGTGGCAATCGTCGGCTATGTGTTTTTAGGCTTGGCCGAGGTCACGGAGGAACTGGCCCACCCCTTCGCCATGACCGCCAACGGCCTGCCGCTGGACACGATCTGCCGCGCGGCGGAAATCAGCCTGGCGCCGCATCTGGGGGAAGAACCGCCCCCGCCGCTGCGGCCGGTGCGGTTCTTCCTGGGGTAG
- a CDS encoding SDR family oxidoreductase has protein sequence MAKTALVVGASGIIGSATAKLLVEQGWRVHGLARRPQAQAGVQPLAADLQDEAATAAALRDLNPDAVFITTWLRQDSEAENIRVNGAMVRNLLDGLPKPTGPRHVALVTGLKHYLGPFEAYGKGTLPQTPFREEQGRLDVENFYYAQEDEVFAAAARDGFSWSVHRPHTVIGLAVGNAMNMGTTLAVYASLCRESGRPFTFPGSAAQWSGLTDMTDAGQLARHLLWAAETEAAHDEAFNVVNGDFFRWQWMWGRIAKWFGVKAVPFDGTVRPLEQQMADDAALWRTIAEREGLAELDLSRLASPWHTDADLGRPIEVVTDMSKSRRLGFAGYQPTDDAFYALFEQLRAERLIP, from the coding sequence ATGGCGAAAACGGCATTGGTGGTGGGAGCAAGCGGGATCATCGGCAGCGCAACGGCAAAGCTGCTGGTGGAGCAAGGCTGGAGGGTACACGGCCTGGCGCGACGCCCGCAGGCGCAGGCTGGCGTGCAGCCGCTCGCGGCGGACCTGCAGGACGAGGCGGCAACTGCCGCGGCCCTGCGCGACCTGAACCCCGACGCGGTGTTCATCACCACCTGGCTGCGGCAGGATAGCGAGGCGGAGAACATCCGCGTCAACGGCGCCATGGTACGCAACCTGCTGGATGGTCTTCCGAAGCCGACCGGTCCCCGCCATGTCGCGCTGGTCACCGGCCTCAAGCATTATCTCGGCCCGTTCGAAGCCTACGGCAAGGGCACGCTGCCACAGACGCCCTTCCGCGAGGAGCAAGGGCGGCTGGATGTCGAGAATTTCTACTACGCGCAGGAAGATGAAGTGTTTGCCGCGGCCGCGCGCGACGGCTTCAGCTGGAGCGTGCATCGCCCGCATACCGTCATCGGACTGGCGGTCGGCAACGCGATGAACATGGGCACGACGCTGGCGGTCTATGCCAGCCTGTGCCGGGAAAGCGGGCGGCCATTCACCTTCCCCGGCTCGGCCGCACAATGGTCCGGGCTGACCGACATGACCGATGCCGGGCAATTGGCGCGCCATCTGTTATGGGCTGCGGAGACGGAGGCGGCCCATGACGAGGCGTTCAACGTCGTCAATGGCGACTTCTTCCGCTGGCAGTGGATGTGGGGGCGCATCGCCAAATGGTTCGGCGTGAAGGCGGTGCCGTTCGACGGGACCGTGCGCCCGCTGGAACAGCAGATGGCGGATGATGCCGCGCTATGGCGGACGATTGCAGAGCGCGAGGGTTTGGCGGAACTGGACCTGAGCCGCCTTGCATCCCCCTGGCATACCGACGCCGATCTCGGCCGACCGATCGAGGTGGTGACGGACATGAGCAAGAGCCGGCGACTGGGCTTTGCCGGTTATCAGCCAACCGACGACGCGTTCTACGCCTTATTCGAGCAACTCCGTGCGGAGCGTCTGATCCCCTGA
- a CDS encoding cupin domain-containing protein, translated as MTRFSICLVALLLPAGVAQAQNGAGDMTITRKTDMETTAGPAENFTGTATITGQFQREAPSRVSGAIVHFEPGARTAWHTHPAGQTLIVTEGVGWTQVEGGPKLEFHAGDILWCPAEHRHWHGATQHDAMTHIAIQEVIDGSPVTWMEHVTDEEYLAPVGQE; from the coding sequence ATGACGAGGTTCAGCATTTGCCTGGTCGCGCTGCTGCTGCCGGCCGGCGTCGCACAGGCGCAGAATGGAGCAGGCGACATGACCATCACACGCAAGACAGACATGGAAACGACAGCCGGACCCGCAGAAAACTTCACCGGCACGGCGACGATCACCGGCCAATTCCAGCGGGAGGCCCCGTCGCGCGTTTCCGGCGCGATCGTCCATTTCGAGCCCGGGGCCCGGACCGCCTGGCACACCCACCCCGCCGGGCAGACGCTGATCGTCACCGAAGGCGTCGGCTGGACGCAGGTCGAGGGCGGGCCGAAACTGGAGTTCCATGCAGGCGACATCCTGTGGTGCCCGGCAGAGCACAGGCACTGGCACGGCGCGACCCAACATGACGCCATGACCCACATCGCGATCCAGGAAGTGATCGATGGCTCCCCCGTGACCTGGATGGAGCATGTGACGGACGAGGAATACCTCGCGCCGGTCGGGCAGGAGTAG
- a CDS encoding aldo/keto reductase, protein MILNETAILADGVAIPRLGLGTWRIDDDAVATLVREAAAIGYRHFDTAQAYGNERGVGEGLRASGVPRDDLFVTTKLVAEAKTHAEARQRIDGSLKTLGLDHIDLMLIHSPQPWAEFRNGGNFDEGNLEAWRALEEAQQAGKIRAIGVSNFERTDLDNILAHATIRPAVNQVLAHVGNTPFDLIAYCQGQGILVQAYSPVAHGAALGHADLATMAARYDVGVAQLCIRYCLQLGLVPLPKTTSLAHMRSNAAVDFTITDDDMATLTSLTGGVDYGEASAFPVFGRPRVAAAPAETGR, encoded by the coding sequence ATGATCCTGAACGAAACCGCCATCCTGGCTGATGGCGTGGCGATCCCGCGCCTAGGTCTTGGCACCTGGCGCATCGATGACGATGCCGTCGCCACCCTCGTGCGCGAGGCGGCGGCGATCGGATATCGCCATTTCGACACGGCGCAGGCCTATGGCAATGAGCGCGGCGTGGGCGAAGGGTTGCGCGCCAGCGGCGTGCCGCGCGACGACCTGTTCGTCACCACCAAGCTGGTGGCCGAAGCCAAGACCCATGCAGAAGCGCGGCAGCGGATCGACGGATCGCTGAAGACCCTGGGGCTCGATCACATCGACCTGATGCTGATCCACAGCCCGCAGCCCTGGGCAGAGTTCCGCAACGGCGGCAACTTCGACGAAGGTAACCTTGAAGCCTGGCGTGCGCTGGAAGAGGCGCAGCAGGCCGGGAAAATCCGGGCCATCGGCGTGTCCAATTTCGAACGCACCGACCTCGACAACATTCTGGCGCACGCCACCATTCGGCCTGCGGTGAACCAGGTGCTGGCGCATGTCGGCAACACGCCATTCGACCTCATCGCTTACTGCCAGGGACAGGGCATCCTGGTGCAGGCCTACTCACCGGTCGCGCACGGGGCCGCGTTGGGCCATGCCGATCTGGCGACCATGGCGGCGAGATACGACGTCGGCGTCGCCCAATTGTGCATCCGCTACTGTCTGCAACTCGGGCTGGTGCCGCTGCCGAAGACGACCAGCCTCGCGCACATGCGCAGCAACGCGGCGGTGGACTTCACGATCACGGATGACGACATGGCCACGCTGACCAGCCTGACGGGCGGGGTGGATTACGGGGAGGCCAGCGCGTTCCCCGTCTTCGGCAGGCCGCGGGTGGCTGCGGCTCCAGCGGAGACCGGCCGGTGA